aaacTCCTATCTTAAGCATTAcataataaaacattaatagTAGGAAACCACAATGCATGCATAAGAAATAATAAGCATCATATAGAGTAATATTATGTATGTAGTTACTATCTATAGTTAACATTATTCGAGATAATGCCGAGATACATGTTTGCAACCCTTAATCCACAGTAAAGGAAGAAAGATGCATGTTTATAAACCACCCGCTCCCATATGAGTTTCCAAATCAAGTTCTTTGCTCTTTCTGATAATATTTGTCTAATCAACTTTACTAATTTTCAGCTTGCATACACAATGTGAAAGTGAATAAGACAAGCCAGGTCGGTTTACTGTATGCAACCGTGAGACTCACATTTGAAATATCACAAGGGCAGATCCTTGGGAATTTGGCCGGCATGAGACTCCCTCCCAAGCGTCCCAGCTAGTAGGAGCACAAGGATCACCATTCCAACCCATTCTATCAGGAACACGTAGTGAATCCTTCAATGCTTTCATAGCAGTCACTGTAAAACAAACAGAGAGTCAAAAATATGCCACAGACCAGTTTTTCTCAAAGCTATTATCAGAACTccaatcaaatcaagaaacccaTGATGTTGCAATCCATCAAACAACAGTGAGTATCCTTAACTTGACGTACCTTGTTCAGGTACTGTAGCCATATCAGCAGGAACAATAGCGTAATTTTCAAGCCCACTGATAATCGGTGCACCGGAAACAGACGACAATTTCACTGTCACAATAGTACTACTCAGATTCTTCACAGTATAGTTTAAACTATAAGCTGCAAATCCTCCAACCTCATGGAACACATCAACTCTGCTCACATTGTTATCATTCACCACCAAATCAAACACTCTTTGACCAGCCTTCTTCACCGTAGAATCAATCtcagaaaaatgaaaccaaagcAAGTAATCAAGTTTCGCATCAACCTCAAGCTCATAAACCAACGAACCACCACCAGAAACTGTAACCGCCGTTTGATAAAGCTTCATCGGGAAATAATTCGGCGCCTGATCCACTCCTTTGATTTTCTCCAACGTAGACAACGACCTAGCCACCGATCTCGAATCTTCCGATCGAAAATCTTCGTCCGATTGCCACGACCGCCCGAAATTATCGGTGTGGTTAGTGAATCCAGGTCCCCACTGATCTGAACCACAAGAGAGCCTCCCATAgttaaccaacaaaacattctGACCAGTCCCATCGGCGTCGTACGAAGAAGGATCAACTTGTAAGACTTCTAAGGAACCAACAATGGGAGGATCAGTAGCGATGCTATAAAAGCACAAATCGAGCTCACCGTCACCGATAAAAGCAAAGAGATCAGAATAAGAGCCATCGCGGAGAAGACTCTCCGGCCAAGGAGATCTCcaagagaaaacaagagtGCCTTCGACGGAGACATCGAAAGACGGGGAATGAGATTTACCGTCGTAGTTATCATAAACGGTGAAAGTTCTGAGATAGTAACGACCAGGAGGGAGAGGAACGACGTAGCAATTCTTCTTTCCGAAGGAAAGAGGGAAGTACCTGATGGTTTTCTCGGCGATTAGATGGAATCGAAGAGGCTCGGAGACAACGGCGGTGCTTCCGCCGGAGTAGAATTGATCAGGAAGCCATGTACGGTTGAATACGTCTGTAGAAGTTTCGGGACTTCCACAGTCAATGAAGAAAGAAGTATCtgcaaaacagaggaagaattCAGTTTCAGTTCATAGTCAGATCTAGACggagaggagaaagagagaaggagacGTACTGAATGGAGAGGATAAGgagaggtggaggaggaggaagaaggaggagaggaagaggaagaaggaaggagAGAAGGGCATTTTGGGAATTTAGGATTTGATAGAGTTGCAGAGTAATGTATGTAATGGGCACTCACTACTGTgattgaagaaggaagaaaccaaaatttgtttgtcaaaaaaatgaaggaaaaaggCGAGATTAGCGGGTGGGAGGACTGAGTTGAGTCATTTAAGGACATTTACACACTTCTGGCTGACTTTTAATTTCGCTTTTATTTTCCCTATATTTATGGGTCACTTTTTTACTACTTTTTGATATTCTGTTTTTGACTAATTTTTCCTGTAATAATGCAAATTATGCAATGGAattatacaagaaaaaaaagaaacaaaaatagaggTATATTACATTGATTGTTGAATGAAGGGTGCACACGGGATACGAGTAGATAGTGTTACAATTGTAGTAAAAATGAGAGAGTGTGTCTCGCGAGAAGaggcaataaaaaaaaaaagagttactACGTCGTCAGTGAAAGAAGTAAATAGTTATCGTGACGTGGCCACCATACTGGACAAATATTCTCTCATTCACACTAGTCACTACCTAAATATTCACCATAAATCTAACTAAATCCCAACCAaaacttttaactttattttcaGTACACACTTGCTACATCTGAAAATTCAGTTCTAGTTGGCAGCCAATAAAGTCAAACCGATATAGTATAGTtacaaccaaaataaaaactctctttttcttttgacgaGATAATTAAGCCGGATTTGTGATCATGGTGCCCACTTTGTTGTTAAATGGGTTTTGGATTAACTATTAAGTGTATATTGGTCAACCCAATGATAAATTGCTACTAGTTTGATTTATACTAATGAACAATGgaatgaagaacaaaagagcAACGTGGTTAGTGGTTTGTTACAGAGTGATTGTGTAACCATCATACAACGCCACCGGAGTAAATGTTAAATACTAAAAGCTCTGAGAATCCGTGACTCCGTCTACTTGTCGTTTTCCTTCACAGACACTACAATAAGAATGGACAAAATCCGGTTTAGCTCACCAACTACCCGGTATTATCTGAGGACCATCGGTTTATCTTATGGCCTCTGATTCAatgggttttaaaaaaaggCCAGCCTATTACTCTGAGACATACGTTTCCAGGCTTCAACGAGCCCAACAAGTTTCTGAACAAACTCATCATATTCATTCAGCTATGAATTTTGATCTTTCCCCCTCTTGCCGCAGAATTTCACTGCAGCGACGACAAAACACTGATAACTAGAGCCATGATTGTTTCCTAACGGTTTGTGTGATTATTACAGTAcaataaacatttaaaatggCCTAGGTTGTAGTTGGTGTTAGTTGAGCAAGGAACGAGAGTTTTGTAAGAAAGTTTCATAGTGAAATTCTGAATATAATCCATACATCCAGATTCCACATTTTTGGACTAATAAAACCCATCAAAAGCATCATATTTACATACGGACATTGCATCTAAGATCAGAAACACGTTCCAAAAGTAGTTCTtctaaatcccaaaacaaaaaaccaaaaaaacagtTTGAATCAAGCCCTTGATGCGCAAAGGAAACTACCATATTACAGCAGCGTGGCAGTGTGTTGCCAACCAAAAAGAATCAATGAGTTCCAAGGTCTTAAGCTCGTGGTAGTTTTGTTTAGTCAATCAGTCTTTCCAGTCCCCCAAGCGAGAAAGCTGTCCTGTGATCCAAATTCCTAAACACAGACATAACAAAATCCATTTGGCTTTTGTACCTGATTgcattcaaaatgttttaagagaaagaaagggGTCTAAGCTTACCAGCTGGCTCAGACGAAACTCAGGTGGAGTATCAAGCTCTATGTTAGAGGGATCAAGAACGATTTTCTGACATTCCTCCAGATCACGTTTGAAGTCTTCTGGTCCTAGGTGTGCGTAATCCGCAATACATGGTTGTTTATCCTTTAAGCTTCCACTGTTTGTGTTTTCCTCCCTGTCCTGTGATCCCAAGAGATCGTCGCAAAGAGACAAGGCTTCCACAAGCTGTTGCGAATTCAAGATAAACTGAGATCCACTGTCAAACCACGTCGGATCTTCCTCACCTTGGTTTTCATTGTCTCTATCCTTCTCTTGCTCCTCTTTATCATCTAACATTTCTTTTGCTCCGTTTTCAAGTCCGTGCTCCAGCTCAGGCCCAGAACTTGGTCTTTCATGATTAGGTTGAATACTCTGAACCTCATCTTCCATACACATTACCTCGGATGTCTTAGGTACcggaaacaaagcaaaaagtGCCAATTAGTGCAATTTCAATAAGTTGTTAGATAATC
This sequence is a window from Arabidopsis thaliana chromosome 1 sequence. Protein-coding genes within it:
- a CDS encoding Di-glucose binding protein with Leucine-rich repeat domain-containing protein (Di-glucose binding protein with Leucine-rich repeat domain; LOCATED IN: plasma membrane, vacuole; EXPRESSED IN: 22 plant structures; EXPRESSED DURING: 13 growth stages; CONTAINS InterPro DOMAIN/s: Malectin/receptor-like protein kinase (InterPro:IPR021720), Leucine-rich repeat (InterPro:IPR001611); BEST Arabidopsis thaliana protein match is: receptor like protein 4 (TAIR:AT1G28340.1); Has 39900 Blast hits to 11672 proteins in 418 species: Archae - 2; Bacteria - 388; Metazoa - 87; Fungi - 9; Plants - 38059; Viruses - 0; Other Eukaryotes - 1355 (source: NCBI BLink).), which translates into the protein MPFSPSFFLFLSSFFLLLHLSLSSPFNTSFFIDCGSPETSTDVFNRTWLPDQFYSGGSTAVVSEPLRFHLIAEKTIRYFPLSFGKKNCYVVPLPPGRYYLRTFTVYDNYDGKSHSPSFDVSVEGTLVFSWRSPWPESLLRDGSYSDLFAFIGDGELDLCFYSIATDPPIVGSLEVLQVDPSSYDADGTGQNVLLVNYGRLSCGSDQWGPGFTNHTDNFGRSWQSDEDFRSEDSRSVARSLSTLEKIKGVDQAPNYFPMKLYQTAVTVSGGGSLVYELEVDAKLDYLLWFHFSEIDSTVKKAGQRVFDLVVNDNNVSRVDVFHEVGGFAAYSLNYTVKNLSSTIVTVKLSSVSGAPIISGLENYAIVPADMATVPEQVTAMKALKDSLRVPDRMGWNGDPCAPTSWDAWEGVSCRPNSQGSALVIFQIDLGSQGLKGFISEQISLLTNLNSLNLSSNTLSGQLPLGLGHKSLVSLDLSNNQLTGPIPESLTLSSLKLVLLNGNELQGKVPEEVYSVGVHGGIIDLSGNKGLCGVPSLPTCPLLWENGHLSKGGKIAIAISCVVFLILVFLVIYLCCIWRGRHDYDFAPPHDLTSLAAKRNRYQRQKSLMLLEMESQHAKGMPTLPLNSQ